The following coding sequences lie in one Pectobacterium sp. A5351 genomic window:
- the nagC gene encoding DNA-binding transcriptional regulator NagC, with protein MTTGGQAQIGNVDLVKQLNSAVVYRLIDQQGPISRIQIAEQSQLAPASVTKITRQLLERGLIKEVDQQASTGGRRAISIITENRPFHSIAVRLGRYDATIALYDLQGKALEETHYDLQEKTQEALEAALFQAIVGFIASHQRRIRELIAISVVLPGLVDPVAGIVRYMPHISVNNWKLVENLQRQFNVTSFVGHDIRSLALAEHYFGATHDSLDSILVRVYRGTGAGILVNGQIFLGSNGNVGEIGHIQIDPLGDRCHCGNFGCLETVVANAAIEQRVQHLLRQGYPSKLSTDNVTISAICKAANRGDALAREVIEQAGINLGKALSIAINLFNPQKVVIAGEITEAEKTLLPAIQRCINTQVLKEFRHNLPIETSSLNHLSAISAFALVKRAMLNGVLLQQLLENA; from the coding sequence ATGACCACAGGCGGACAGGCGCAGATAGGGAATGTCGATCTGGTTAAGCAATTAAACAGCGCGGTGGTTTACCGCCTGATTGACCAGCAAGGCCCCATCTCACGCATTCAGATAGCAGAACAGAGCCAACTTGCGCCTGCCAGCGTCACAAAAATCACCCGTCAGCTTCTGGAACGCGGGCTCATCAAAGAAGTCGATCAGCAGGCTTCTACCGGCGGCAGACGCGCCATTTCTATTATCACCGAAAACCGCCCTTTCCATTCTATCGCCGTCCGCCTCGGTCGTTACGACGCGACCATTGCACTGTACGATTTACAGGGAAAAGCGCTGGAAGAAACGCATTACGACCTGCAAGAGAAAACGCAGGAAGCGCTGGAAGCCGCGCTTTTTCAGGCGATTGTCGGCTTTATCGCCAGCCACCAGCGCCGCATTCGCGAACTCATTGCAATCTCCGTTGTGCTGCCGGGGCTGGTTGATCCCGTCGCGGGCATTGTTCGCTATATGCCACACATCAGCGTGAATAACTGGAAACTGGTCGAAAATCTGCAACGCCAGTTCAACGTTACCAGCTTTGTCGGTCATGACATTCGCAGCCTGGCGTTGGCAGAACACTATTTCGGTGCCACCCACGACTCGCTGGATTCTATTCTGGTACGTGTCTATCGCGGTACGGGTGCGGGTATTCTCGTCAACGGGCAAATTTTTCTCGGCAGCAACGGCAACGTGGGCGAGATCGGCCATATTCAGATCGATCCACTCGGCGATCGCTGCCACTGCGGCAATTTCGGCTGTCTGGAAACCGTCGTGGCCAACGCCGCCATTGAACAGCGGGTGCAGCACCTGCTGCGTCAAGGTTACCCCAGCAAGCTTTCTACAGATAACGTAACGATTTCCGCCATTTGCAAAGCGGCAAATCGGGGAGATGCCCTCGCCCGCGAGGTGATCGAACAGGCAGGAATCAACCTCGGTAAAGCGCTTTCCATCGCAATCAACCTGTTCAATCCTCAGAAAGTTGTGATTGCTGGTGAAATTACCGAAGCAGAAAAAACGCTGCTTCCTGCAATTCAACGCTGTATCAACACGCAGGTGCTGAAAGAATTTCGTCATAACCTGCCGATTGAGACCTCCAGTCTCAACCATCTTTCCGCTATCAGCGCGTTTGCCTTGGTCAAACGGGCGATGCTAAATGGCGTGTTGCTACAACAATTGCTCGAAAATGCCTGA
- the asnB gene encoding asparagine synthase B, with amino-acid sequence MCSIFGVLDLKSDPIELRKKALELSRLMRHRGPDWSGVYASDKAILAHERLSIVDVNTGAQPLYNAERTHILAVNGEIYNHQALRQQYGDRYAFQTGSDCEVILALYQEKGPEFLDELRGMFAFALYDSEKDAYLIGRDHLGIIPLYMGYDEHGNFYVASEMKALVPVCRTIKEFPAGSYLWSKDGEIREYYQRDWFDYDAVKDNETDKEALRDALEEAVKSHLMSDVPYGVLLSGGLDSSVISAITKKYAARRVEDNERSEAWWPQLHSFAVGLEGAPDLKAAQEVADHLGTVHHEIHFTVQEGLDAIRDVIYHIETYDVTTIRASTPMYLMSRKIKAMGIKMVLSGEGSDEVFGGYLYFHKAPNAKELHEETVRKLLALHQYDCARANKAMSAWGVEARVPFLDKNFLDVAMRINPRDKMCGNGKMEKHILRECFESYLPHSVAWRQKEQFSDGVGYSWIDTLKEVAAQQVTDQQLETARFRFPYNTPGSKEAYLYREIFEELFPVPSAAECVPGGPSVACSSAKAIEWDESFKKLDDPSGRAVGVHQSAYK; translated from the coding sequence ATGTGTTCTATTTTTGGTGTGCTTGATCTGAAAAGCGATCCTATTGAACTGCGTAAGAAAGCGTTGGAGTTGTCTCGTTTAATGCGTCACCGCGGGCCAGACTGGTCCGGCGTTTATGCCAGCGACAAAGCGATTCTGGCTCATGAACGTCTGTCTATCGTTGACGTCAACACGGGCGCACAGCCGCTTTACAACGCTGAGCGCACCCACATTCTGGCCGTTAACGGTGAAATTTATAACCATCAGGCATTGCGTCAGCAATACGGTGACCGTTACGCATTCCAGACTGGTTCCGACTGCGAAGTCATTCTGGCGTTGTATCAGGAAAAAGGCCCTGAATTCCTGGATGAACTGCGCGGCATGTTCGCCTTTGCGCTGTACGACAGTGAAAAAGACGCCTACCTGATTGGCCGTGACCACCTCGGCATCATCCCGCTGTATATGGGTTACGATGAGCACGGTAACTTCTACGTCGCTTCTGAAATGAAAGCGCTGGTGCCGGTGTGCCGCACCATCAAAGAATTCCCGGCGGGCAGCTACCTGTGGAGCAAAGACGGCGAAATCCGCGAATATTACCAGCGCGACTGGTTTGACTACGATGCCGTAAAAGACAACGAAACAGATAAAGAAGCGTTGCGTGATGCGCTGGAAGAAGCAGTGAAAAGCCACCTGATGTCTGACGTGCCCTACGGCGTGTTGCTCTCCGGCGGCCTGGATTCTTCCGTTATCTCCGCAATCACCAAGAAATACGCCGCACGTCGCGTAGAAGACAACGAGCGCAGCGAAGCCTGGTGGCCTCAGTTGCACTCCTTCGCCGTCGGTTTAGAAGGCGCGCCAGATTTGAAAGCGGCGCAGGAAGTGGCTGACCATCTGGGCACCGTGCACCACGAAATTCATTTCACCGTGCAGGAAGGGCTGGATGCAATTCGCGACGTGATTTATCACATCGAAACTTATGACGTCACCACAATTCGTGCCTCAACACCGATGTACTTGATGTCGCGTAAAATCAAGGCAATGGGCATCAAGATGGTGCTGTCTGGCGAAGGTTCTGACGAAGTATTTGGCGGTTACCTCTATTTCCACAAAGCGCCAAACGCCAAAGAGCTGCATGAAGAAACCGTGCGTAAGCTGCTGGCTCTGCACCAGTATGACTGCGCCCGCGCCAACAAAGCGATGTCTGCCTGGGGTGTGGAAGCTCGCGTGCCGTTCCTGGACAAGAACTTCCTCGATGTTGCCATGCGCATCAACCCACGCGACAAAATGTGCGGCAACGGCAAAATGGAAAAACACATCCTGCGTGAGTGCTTTGAATCCTATCTGCCGCACAGCGTTGCATGGCGCCAGAAAGAGCAGTTCTCTGACGGCGTAGGCTACAGCTGGATCGACACGTTGAAAGAAGTCGCGGCTCAGCAGGTTACCGATCAGCAGTTGGAAACGGCACGCTTCCGCTTTCCGTACAACACGCCAGGATCCAAAGAAGCGTATCTGTACCGTGAAATCTTTGAAGAGCTGTTCCCGGTTCCCAGCGCCGCAGAATGCGTGCCAGGTGGTCCGTCAGTCGCCTGTTCATCAGCTAAAGCAATTGAGTGGGATGAATCTTTCAAAAAACTGGACGATCCATCAGGCCGCGCGGTTGGCGTACACCAGTCAGCCTACAAATAA
- the ubiF gene encoding 3-demethoxyubiquinol 3-hydroxylase: MHYDAIVVGGGMVGAAAALGLAQQGFQVAVIEQDMPTPFDAVSPPDLRISAIGYASVALLKALGAWQRVQQMRSAPYRRLETWEWANARVVFDAADIHLPELGFMVENRVLQLALWESLQEEERCQCYCPATPQNLQRTDEGWCLQLADGQQLTASLVIGADGANSQVRQWAGIGISGWQYRQSCMLIGVETSQPQQDVTWQQFTPSGPRAFLPLFDQWGSLVWYDSPLRIRQLQAMPLTQLDKEIAAAFPERLGSVKAFSAGSFPLVRRHAQTYIKPGLVLLGDAAHTINPLAGQGVNLGYRDVEALLDVLINARNAGEEWASERVLRRYQCRRMPDNLMMQSGMDLFYNAFSNSLPPLSFARNMALMVAQRAGVLKQRALKYAIGV; the protein is encoded by the coding sequence ATGCATTACGATGCGATTGTAGTTGGCGGTGGCATGGTCGGCGCGGCTGCGGCGCTTGGGCTGGCACAGCAAGGATTTCAGGTCGCGGTGATTGAGCAGGACATGCCGACGCCGTTTGATGCCGTCAGCCCGCCAGATTTACGGATCTCGGCGATTGGCTACGCGTCGGTTGCGCTGTTGAAAGCACTGGGCGCATGGCAGCGGGTGCAGCAGATGCGCAGCGCGCCTTATCGCCGACTGGAAACCTGGGAATGGGCGAATGCCAGAGTCGTTTTCGATGCTGCTGACATTCACCTGCCTGAGTTGGGTTTTATGGTGGAAAACCGCGTGCTGCAATTGGCACTCTGGGAAAGTTTGCAGGAAGAGGAACGTTGCCAATGTTACTGCCCGGCCACGCCGCAGAACCTGCAGCGCACCGATGAGGGCTGGTGTTTACAGCTTGCCGATGGGCAACAGCTGACGGCTTCGCTGGTGATTGGTGCCGATGGCGCGAACTCTCAGGTTCGCCAGTGGGCGGGGATTGGCATCAGCGGCTGGCAGTATCGTCAGTCTTGTATGTTGATTGGTGTTGAGACTTCGCAACCCCAGCAGGATGTGACCTGGCAGCAGTTCACACCGAGTGGCCCGCGTGCATTTTTGCCGCTGTTTGACCAATGGGGATCGCTGGTGTGGTATGACAGCCCGCTGCGTATTCGTCAGCTTCAGGCGATGCCGCTTACACAGTTGGATAAAGAAATTGCGGCCGCGTTTCCTGAGAGATTGGGCTCGGTCAAGGCATTCTCCGCCGGATCATTCCCGCTGGTCAGGCGTCATGCGCAAACCTATATCAAGCCCGGTTTGGTGCTGCTGGGGGATGCCGCGCATACCATCAATCCGCTGGCGGGGCAGGGGGTTAATCTGGGATATCGTGACGTCGAGGCACTGCTGGATGTGCTCATCAACGCACGTAATGCAGGAGAAGAATGGGCTTCTGAGCGTGTGTTACGCCGCTATCAGTGCCGCCGTATGCCGGATAACCTGATGATGCAAAGCGGGATGGACCTTTTCTATAACGCGTTCAGTAACTCGCTACCGCCGCTGAGCTTTGCCCGCAATATGGCGTTGATGGTGGCACAGCGCGCTGGCGTGTTAAAACAGCGCGCATTGAAGTATGCCATTGGCGTCTGA